The Myroides phaeus DNA segment ACGACCAAATGGAAGTTATCAAATCGTGGGACGGATCGGTAGAGTTTAGCGACTTTGACAAGATGATTTTAGTAGATAAAGAAGATTTATTGACTAACACGCTCAAAGAAATAAAAACTAAAGTACCTGATCGAACAACAAATGAAAATATCCTGTGGTTGAGCCAATCGTTGTTGAATGTTTTACTTACAACAAGCAACTTAATTAAACGACAGGAATTTGCTCACGCTTACCAAAGCTTATCAAATGTTCAAAAATATTTACTTTGGTTAATAAGAATTGAAACATACCAAACCAAACATTGGGAAAGTCCAACAAAAAACTTGGAAAAAGACATAGATCCAGATTGGTATTCGTTATTTCAGCAGACAACATCAGAATTAGATCCGACAAATATTAAAACAGCTTTCAAGAAGACATTAACATTGACTGAAAAACTTTTTGATAATCTTGGAGTTGAAGCAAAATTAAAGGGGGTATTAAGGAGAATTGAATAAATAAACTACCGCCAACATTGTATAAGCGTAATGCGGGCGAAGTGGCTAAAATTTAGTATTTTGCCATCTATCAAAGTTCGTGTTGGCGGACAGTGTATTGCTCCGAAAACCCGCACTACGCTTATACTTGACCGTTACCTGCAAGCTGTGAACCAAAAATCCGACAAAATAAAATGGTTGAAACATTGATAAAAACATTGCAACAAAAATATCTTATCAAAACAAACACAATTTCTAAACAAAAAGGTGGTTG contains these protein-coding regions:
- the lnu(I) gene encoding lincosamide nucleotidyltransferase Lnu(I), yielding MTQLQMIDKTKSIAQNDKNISAVFMYGSFTKNEGDKYSDIEFYIFLKDKEKFSAENWVSQIHPLALYFTNEFGSEVAIFENMIRGEFHFLTNDQMEVIKSWDGSVEFSDFDKMILVDKEDLLTNTLKEIKTKVPDRTTNENILWLSQSLLNVLLTTSNLIKRQEFAHAYQSLSNVQKYLLWLIRIETYQTKHWESPTKNLEKDIDPDWYSLFQQTTSELDPTNIKTAFKKTLTLTEKLFDNLGVEAKLKGVLRRIE